The following coding sequences lie in one Amycolatopsis cihanbeyliensis genomic window:
- a CDS encoding exo-beta-N-acetylmuramidase NamZ family protein produces the protein MSVNRRRFLTATALTPPTLALGTQLTAGAAERTTEETAEAARTPHWDTVPGADVMARLRWRPLSGRKVGVLSNPTGVLAGGDHIVDSMVASGVRPVAAFGPEHGFRGSAQAGGSEGDYVDPRTGVPVYDAYGVTADELAGMFTKAGVDTVVFDIADVGARFYTYIWSMYTAMVAARRTGASLVVLDRPNPLGGEAAGPMLDPEFASGVGRKPIVQQHGMTVGELARFFDAEFLPEDGGSLGDALHVVRMHGWRRNTFFAGTGLHWVPPSPNMPTPDTAMVYPGTCLFEGTVFAEGRGTTRPFEIIGAPGLDWRWREELGKQHLRGVSFRENYFVPTFGKFVGETCGGVQLTVTDPRSFDAIRTAVSMIVTAKRLHPDLFDWRPDHFIDKLSGSDRLRTMVDAGADADTIVDAWQAELRGFVRRRRPYLLYR, from the coding sequence ATGTCGGTGAATCGTCGTCGCTTCCTGACCGCAACCGCGCTCACCCCGCCTACGCTGGCCCTTGGCACGCAGCTGACCGCCGGCGCCGCCGAGCGGACCACCGAGGAGACGGCCGAGGCAGCCAGGACACCGCACTGGGACACCGTTCCCGGCGCGGACGTCATGGCGCGGCTGCGATGGCGTCCCTTGAGTGGGCGCAAGGTCGGCGTGCTGTCCAACCCGACCGGAGTGCTGGCCGGAGGTGATCACATCGTGGACTCGATGGTCGCGTCCGGCGTGCGCCCGGTGGCGGCGTTCGGTCCCGAGCACGGCTTCCGCGGCAGTGCGCAGGCCGGCGGCTCGGAGGGTGACTACGTCGACCCGCGCACCGGCGTCCCGGTCTACGACGCCTACGGCGTGACCGCGGACGAGCTCGCCGGCATGTTCACCAAGGCGGGCGTGGACACCGTGGTGTTCGACATCGCCGATGTCGGCGCGCGCTTCTACACCTACATCTGGTCGATGTACACCGCGATGGTCGCCGCCCGGCGCACGGGTGCCTCGCTGGTGGTACTGGACCGGCCGAACCCGCTCGGGGGCGAGGCCGCCGGGCCGATGCTGGACCCGGAGTTCGCCTCCGGGGTCGGCCGCAAACCGATCGTGCAGCAGCACGGCATGACCGTGGGCGAGCTGGCCAGGTTCTTCGACGCCGAGTTCCTGCCCGAGGACGGCGGCAGCCTCGGCGATGCGCTGCACGTGGTCCGCATGCACGGCTGGCGGCGGAACACCTTCTTCGCGGGCACCGGCCTGCACTGGGTGCCGCCGAGCCCGAACATGCCCACCCCGGACACCGCGATGGTGTACCCGGGGACCTGCCTGTTCGAGGGCACCGTGTTCGCCGAGGGCCGGGGCACCACCCGCCCGTTCGAGATCATCGGTGCGCCCGGGCTCGACTGGCGGTGGCGGGAGGAGCTCGGCAAGCAGCACCTGCGCGGCGTCAGCTTCCGGGAGAACTACTTCGTCCCCACCTTCGGCAAGTTCGTCGGCGAGACCTGCGGCGGGGTGCAGCTGACGGTCACCGACCCCCGATCCTTCGACGCGATCCGCACCGCGGTCTCGATGATCGTCACGGCGAAACGCCTGCACCCGGATCTCTTCGACTGGCGGCCGGACCATTTCATCGACAAACTCAGCGGGTCCGACCGGCTGCGCACCATGGTCGACGCGGGCGCGGACGCGGACACCATCGTGGACGCCTGGCAGGCCGAGCTGCGCGGATTCGTCCGGCGCAGGCGGCCGTACCTGCTGTACCGCTGA
- a CDS encoding glycoside hydrolase family 3 protein, which produces MTTRRRPQIAAVSVAGLLAVTTVAGAGPATATHEHEPGSNGPGVQAGAQAWAQQAMRWMTLEQKVGQLFVADVWGQSADETHPGNQEKYGVDTPAQVVRRYHVGGVIYFNHGGTDNIETPRQVAGLSNGLQRAALTSAPHLPLTISVDQEGGRVTRLGEPATEYPSAMALGATRDQAAARELASINAEELSAIGIRQNFAPVADVNSNPLNPIIGSRSFSAHPDLAARNVAAQVEGYQEAERYGQTVSTAAKHFPGHGDAATDSHTGLPTIDRTEQEWRETDLPPFRAAIEAGADAIMTAHITVPSLDPSGDPATLSKPIMTGLLRADLGYQGVIVTDSLQMQGVREMYSDSEIPVRALEAGVDQMLMPPDLDVAIDGVLDAVRGGRISEERIDRSVRRILEQKFNRGILFRPFVNERQVPHKVGTPEHKEAVQRVTDRATTVLRNGAGVLPLEDPGKVLVTGWNRPSYPGYPAEPVRALAEELGGTALPTGSSPDPGTIERTVAAAGEADTVVVLTNNLRTGAAQRELVDSLLGTGRPVVAVAVQEPYDPGYADVPTWVATYDWRDVSMTALAKVLLGTSSPRGKLPVDIPSGSDPDTVLYPFDHGLSW; this is translated from the coding sequence GTGACGACCCGCCGGAGGCCACAGATCGCCGCCGTTTCAGTCGCCGGCCTGCTCGCCGTCACCACCGTCGCCGGCGCCGGCCCGGCCACCGCGACGCACGAACACGAACCGGGGTCGAACGGTCCCGGCGTCCAGGCCGGGGCACAGGCATGGGCACAGCAGGCGATGCGCTGGATGACACTGGAACAGAAGGTGGGCCAACTCTTCGTCGCCGATGTCTGGGGCCAGTCCGCCGACGAGACCCACCCCGGGAACCAGGAGAAATACGGGGTGGACACCCCGGCCCAGGTGGTACGGCGCTACCACGTCGGCGGGGTCATCTACTTCAACCACGGCGGGACCGACAACATCGAGACGCCGCGACAGGTGGCCGGGCTTTCCAACGGGCTGCAGCGCGCCGCGCTGACCAGTGCACCCCACCTGCCGCTGACCATCTCGGTGGATCAGGAAGGCGGCCGGGTGACCCGGCTCGGCGAGCCGGCAACCGAGTACCCGAGCGCGATGGCGCTGGGCGCCACCCGTGACCAGGCCGCCGCTCGGGAGCTCGCCTCGATCAACGCCGAGGAACTGAGCGCGATCGGGATCAGGCAGAACTTCGCGCCGGTGGCCGACGTCAACTCCAACCCGCTGAACCCGATCATCGGCTCGCGCTCGTTCTCCGCACACCCGGACCTCGCCGCGCGCAATGTCGCCGCGCAGGTGGAGGGCTACCAGGAGGCGGAAAGGTACGGCCAGACCGTGTCCACCGCGGCGAAGCACTTCCCCGGCCACGGTGACGCGGCCACGGACAGCCACACCGGTCTACCCACGATCGACCGCACCGAACAGGAATGGCGGGAGACCGACCTGCCGCCGTTCCGGGCGGCCATCGAGGCCGGGGCCGACGCGATCATGACCGCGCACATCACGGTCCCCAGCCTCGATCCCTCGGGCGACCCGGCGACGCTGTCCAAACCGATCATGACCGGCCTGCTCCGTGCGGACCTCGGGTACCAGGGCGTCATCGTCACGGACTCGCTGCAGATGCAGGGAGTGCGCGAGATGTACTCGGACTCGGAGATCCCGGTGCGCGCCCTCGAGGCCGGCGTGGACCAGATGCTGATGCCGCCGGACCTGGATGTGGCCATCGACGGCGTGCTGGACGCCGTGCGCGGCGGCCGGATCAGCGAGGAGCGCATCGACCGGAGCGTGCGGCGCATTCTCGAGCAGAAGTTCAACCGGGGCATCCTGTTCCGGCCGTTCGTCAACGAGCGGCAGGTGCCGCACAAGGTCGGCACCCCTGAGCACAAGGAAGCCGTCCAGCGGGTCACCGATCGGGCCACCACAGTGCTGCGCAACGGCGCGGGCGTGCTCCCGCTCGAGGATCCCGGCAAGGTGCTGGTCACCGGCTGGAATCGCCCTTCCTACCCCGGTTACCCGGCGGAACCGGTGCGGGCGCTGGCCGAGGAGCTGGGCGGGACGGCGTTGCCCACCGGCTCCAGCCCCGATCCGGGCACGATCGAACGGACGGTCGCGGCGGCCGGCGAGGCGGACACCGTGGTCGTGCTGACCAACAACCTGCGCACCGGCGCGGCCCAGCGCGAGCTGGTGGACAGCCTGCTCGGCACCGGCAGGCCGGTGGTCGCGGTGGCCGTGCAGGAGCCATACGACCCCGGTTACGCGGACGTGCCGACCTGGGTGGCCACCTACGACTGGCGGGACGTCTCGATGACCGCGCTGGCCAAGGTGCTGCTCGGCACGAGCTCGCCGCGCGGGAAGCTGCCGGTGGACATCCCGTCCGGCAGCGACCCGGATACCGTGCTCTACCCCTTCGACCACGGTCTGAGCTGGTGA
- a CDS encoding HAD family hydrolase, producing the protein MPTRTTPASDTEVAAFFDLDKTIIASSSALAFSKPLLRQGLINRRAALKSAYAQLVFSLAGADADKTERMRAQISALCAGWDVAQVSAIVAETLHDVVEPLVYAEAAELIARHKDEGHDVVVLSATGEEVVAPIAEMLGATRSVATRMEIVEGRYSGQVAFYCYGEQKAVAARRLADTHGYDLTACHAYSDSSTDVPLLEVVGHPHAVNPDRALRRLAESRNWPVLEFSKPVSLRDRIPTPATMMAVGFGAVAAAGMTWYGISRRRRKD; encoded by the coding sequence GTGCCGACCCGGACCACGCCCGCATCCGACACCGAGGTCGCGGCGTTCTTCGATCTCGACAAGACGATCATCGCATCCTCGAGTGCGCTTGCCTTCAGCAAGCCCCTGCTGCGCCAGGGTCTGATCAACCGCAGGGCGGCGTTGAAGAGCGCGTACGCCCAACTGGTCTTCTCCCTCGCCGGCGCGGACGCGGACAAGACGGAGCGGATGCGGGCGCAGATCTCGGCGTTGTGCGCGGGGTGGGATGTGGCACAGGTAAGCGCCATCGTCGCCGAGACGCTGCATGACGTGGTCGAGCCGCTCGTCTACGCGGAGGCCGCCGAACTCATCGCCCGGCACAAGGACGAAGGCCACGACGTGGTCGTGCTCTCCGCGACCGGCGAGGAGGTGGTCGCGCCGATCGCGGAGATGCTCGGCGCCACCCGCAGCGTGGCCACCCGGATGGAGATCGTCGAGGGCCGCTACTCGGGCCAGGTCGCCTTCTACTGCTACGGCGAGCAGAAGGCGGTGGCAGCCCGGCGCCTTGCCGACACCCATGGCTACGACCTCACCGCATGCCATGCCTACAGTGATTCCAGCACCGACGTGCCGCTGCTCGAAGTGGTCGGTCACCCACACGCGGTCAACCCGGACCGCGCCCTGCGCAGGCTCGCGGAATCCCGGAACTGGCCGGTGCTGGAGTTCTCCAAACCGGTCTCCCTGCGCGACCGCATCCCCACTCCGGCCACGATGATGGCGGTCGGGTTCGGCGCCGTCGCCGCGGCCGGTATGACGTGGTACGGGATTTCCCGCAGGCGACGCAAAGACTGA